The following are from one region of the Hydrogenophaga sp. BPS33 genome:
- a CDS encoding DMT family transporter, which produces MLYSLSALLGGVAVAIQLVMNGQTRNALGGPLWAALANNAVGLFGLGLTLLLMGARLPGEASLRSVPPLYWCAGLLGAAFVTMNAVVAPKLGLAATFLLVLSGQLAASLFIDHFGWFTGTPKTASSTVLLGVALVFVGALLVVRAR; this is translated from the coding sequence ATGCTGTACTCCTTGTCTGCTCTGCTGGGCGGTGTCGCCGTGGCCATCCAGCTGGTCATGAACGGCCAGACTCGCAACGCCCTTGGAGGTCCGCTCTGGGCAGCTCTCGCAAACAACGCGGTCGGCCTCTTCGGACTGGGCTTGACTCTGCTGTTGATGGGCGCCCGCCTCCCAGGGGAGGCATCTTTGCGGTCCGTGCCACCGCTGTACTGGTGCGCCGGCCTCCTGGGAGCTGCCTTCGTCACCATGAACGCCGTCGTCGCACCGAAGCTGGGCCTGGCCGCGACGTTCCTGCTGGTGCTCTCAGGCCAACTCGCGGCTTCACTCTTCATCGACCATTTCGGTTGGTTCACCGGGACGCCCAAGACCGCCAGCTCCACGGTGCTGCTCGGCGTCGCTCTTGTCTTCGTCGGCGCACTCCTGGTCGTTCGCGCTCGCTAG
- a CDS encoding 5-carboxymethyl-2-hydroxymuconate Delta-isomerase, with protein MPHLTLEYSGNLSGLDVRQALVSLNATLLDSGHFDGPDIKSRALRLEDFLVGDGIQTAAFMHVTLRLISGRTSETRGSLASALLNVLTGALPRIASPSTQLSVEVIELDSVVYAKAIV; from the coding sequence ATGCCTCACCTGACACTTGAGTATTCGGGCAACCTCTCAGGGCTCGACGTGCGGCAAGCACTCGTGTCGCTCAACGCCACATTGTTGGACAGCGGCCACTTCGACGGCCCGGACATCAAGAGCCGGGCGCTCCGGCTTGAGGATTTCCTGGTCGGCGATGGCATCCAAACGGCGGCGTTCATGCATGTCACTCTTCGACTCATCTCTGGCAGGACATCGGAAACCCGCGGCTCGCTCGCATCGGCCCTATTGAATGTGCTGACTGGCGCTCTGCCGAGGATTGCCAGCCCGTCCACGCAGCTCAGCGTGGAGGTCATAGAGCTGGACTCCGTCGTTTACGCGAAGGCGATTGTCTAA
- a CDS encoding SRPBCC domain-containing protein: MQLNIETSIEIDTPAVLVWSVLLDFDAYPEWNTFMSNIQGSIVPGERVRVSIRPPGSASVSFKPRVLSVTSGRELRWLGRFLVPGLFDGEHYFRLEPMGTDRVRFVHGEVFSGLLVRLAKDSLTTSIREGFDEMNRALKRRAESLRVAMCSGTSRNVDAKRSTQRLIAA; this comes from the coding sequence ATGCAACTGAATATCGAAACGTCGATTGAGATTGACACGCCGGCGGTGCTTGTTTGGTCGGTCCTTCTGGATTTCGACGCCTACCCTGAATGGAACACGTTCATGTCGAACATCCAGGGATCAATCGTTCCAGGGGAACGTGTGCGGGTGTCCATCCGTCCGCCTGGCTCCGCCAGCGTTAGCTTCAAGCCCCGGGTGCTTTCGGTGACCAGCGGGCGCGAACTGCGCTGGCTGGGCCGATTCCTCGTGCCTGGGTTGTTCGATGGAGAGCACTACTTCAGGCTCGAGCCAATGGGGACCGACCGGGTCAGGTTTGTTCACGGGGAGGTCTTCTCAGGGCTCCTTGTCAGACTTGCCAAGGACTCGCTGACGACCTCAATCCGTGAGGGCTTTGACGAAATGAACCGCGCCCTGAAGAGAAGGGCTGAATCGCTGCGTGTGGCCATGTGCAGCGGCACCTCGAGAAACGTCGATGCCAAGCGTTCTACACAACGTCTGATCGCGGCTTGA